A genomic window from Lotus japonicus ecotype B-129 chromosome 1, LjGifu_v1.2 includes:
- the LOC130733728 gene encoding uncharacterized protein LOC130733728 isoform X2 encodes MGGSGATPNSWDFDADSRRRVHESRSRDDISHGSAGFRDMSSTSTGSERRRRVELCDCGVESPLVTTWTGVNRGRRFYGCGLFEVHRKKMCNFFQWHDADDNARKKKMIVVLTKKNEEFKNRERILVACLIMALTLNLVLFVAYVKK; translated from the exons ATGGGAGGTTCTGGAGCCACACCCAATTCGTGGGATTTTGATGCCGATTCGCGACGTAGGGTGCATGAATCACGAAGCAGAGATGATATTTCCCATGGGAGTGCTGGGTTTCGCGACATGTCTTCAACCTCCACTGGTTCTGAGAGGAGGCGAAGAGTTGAGTTGTGCGATTGTGGTGTTGAAAGTCCACTGGTGACGACATGGACAGGAGTGAATCGTGGAAGGAGATTCTACGGTTGTGGGTTGTTTGAG GTTCATCGTAAGAAGATGTGCAACTTCTTTCAATGGCATGATGCTGATGACAATgctaggaagaagaagatgattgtTGTCTTAACAAAGAAGAATGAGGAGTTCAAGAACAGAGAGAGAATCTTGGTTGCTTGTTTGATAATGGCATTGACTCTGAATCTTGTGTTGTTTGTAGCTTATGTAAAGAAGTAG
- the LOC130733728 gene encoding uncharacterized protein At1g66480-like isoform X1: protein MGNTIGRSKRAKVMKVDGETFKVKMPATANDVVKDYPGHVLLDSQAVKHFGLRARPLEPNQELKPKKIYFVVELPKVQEPEEVKTASSSSLPRRVRSSGIQGMKAKDRLELLMLSKRSVSDLALVRQPTTNVGLDGPMRVKMRLPRAQLEKLMEESNDGTEVAEKIMRLYAGEGGGDVSADDGGVRVSHHHGHKPRGKRVSFSPMENEVLEEAVPQ, encoded by the exons ATGGGAAACACAATTGGAAGAAGCAAAAGAGCAAAAGTGATGAAGGTTGATGGAGAAACCTTCAAAGTGAAGATGCCAGCCACTGCAAACGACGTAGTAAAAGACTACCCCGGTCACGTTCTCCTTGATTCCCAAGCGGTGAAGCATTTTGGGCTTCGGGCCAGGCCACTTGAGCCCAACCAAGAGCTCAAGCCCAAGAAAATCTACTTCGTGGTGGAGTTACCGAAAGTTCAGGAACCAGAGGAGGTAAAAACGGCGTCGTCGTCGTCACTGCCGAGGAGGGTGCGATCCAGTGGTATACAGGGCATGAAAGCTAAGGATAGGCTCGAGCTATTGATGCTCTCGAAACGCTCCGTTTCGGACCTTGCACTTGTGAGGCAGCCAACGACGAACGTGGGCCTGGATGGGCCCATGAGAGTTAAGATGAGGCTGCCTAGGGCCCAGCTGGAGAAGCTTATGGAGGAGAGCAACGACGGCACTGAGGTGGCGGAGAAGATTATGAGGTTGTACGCCGgcgagggtggtggtgatgtgTCGGCGGATGATGGTGGAGTGAGGGTATCGCACCATCATGGTCACAAACCACGTGGG AAACGGGTGAGTTTTAGCCCAATGGAAAATGAAGTTCTAGAAGAAGCAGTTCCTCAATAG